From Parasphaerochaeta coccoides DSM 17374, a single genomic window includes:
- a CDS encoding ABC transporter ATP-binding protein: MGASLVVHDLAWSFAPGNIPFIRIPRVEVPEKSVVVLTGPSGAGKSTLLFLLAGMEHLHSGSVTWGKNDLATMTNDARDAWRRDNVGIVFQDFQLIPSLSALKNVLLPLTFSHFIIPPETRIRAEALLSHLGVPRIHALAGSLSRGEMQRVSIARALMKNPSIILADEPTASLDAGNEDTVSTLLLTAARENGATLVISSHQKKVKDDADYILDISHGQMVSFNERKGGTT; the protein is encoded by the coding sequence ATGGGTGCATCTCTGGTTGTTCATGACCTGGCATGGAGTTTTGCTCCGGGAAACATTCCGTTCATAAGGATTCCCCGCGTTGAAGTGCCGGAAAAAAGCGTCGTCGTCCTTACGGGGCCGTCAGGAGCCGGTAAATCGACTTTGCTGTTCCTGTTGGCGGGCATGGAGCATCTTCACTCTGGGTCTGTGACATGGGGAAAAAATGACCTTGCAACAATGACGAACGATGCGCGGGATGCTTGGCGGCGGGATAATGTGGGCATCGTCTTTCAGGATTTCCAGCTCATCCCTTCTCTTTCCGCGCTGAAGAACGTGCTTCTGCCGTTAACTTTCTCCCACTTTATCATACCGCCTGAAACCCGGATTCGTGCAGAAGCCCTGCTTTCTCATCTGGGAGTCCCGCGCATCCATGCCCTTGCGGGAAGCCTTTCCAGGGGAGAGATGCAGAGGGTTTCCATAGCCCGCGCCTTGATGAAGAATCCTTCAATCATCCTGGCGGATGAACCGACGGCAAGCCTTGACGCTGGCAATGAGGATACTGTTTCCACTCTGCTGCTTACCGCCGCGCGTGAAAATGGAGCCACGCTTGTCATCTCATCACATCAGAAGAAAGTGAAGGATGACGCTGACTATATTCTCGACATCTCTCATGGACAGATGGTTTCGTTCAATGAACGAAAAGGGGGAACGACATGA
- a CDS encoding ABC transporter permease codes for MNPLWMVGADMKKNVLASIGTLLLLAIAFSVNVAALALERAVVDSAAETAQEYDLVVGAPGSSTDLVLATVFLRTEDALPLMDFEVYEELKEDSRVAAVSPFTIADSYQGFPVIGISEDFFIIKQSLIPTEGRVFEKTFEAVVGADVSLKVGDAFKSVHDYVEEQAGNEHGHEDISYTVVGKAAKTGTPWDKAIITWYQSLWEIHGYHDHDHKDEDREEAEHEEVGKEELHEEPKIGAVLVKPLDFPSAYALRAEYQNNAGRTTSVFPAEVLTYLFGLFGNFKAVISTLGNMLQALVFLSVILSLLATLPSKYRWIGLLRTLGASRAYVFQTLWMQSAVIFLLSGVIGFFVGQLAAGTLSSFIDSGTGMNIAITIQREDFLPLLVFWFIGLVGALIPAFIGFSVSPRKAVLGQ; via the coding sequence ATGAACCCATTATGGATGGTCGGGGCGGACATGAAGAAGAACGTCCTGGCAAGCATAGGCACGCTCCTTCTTCTGGCGATAGCTTTTTCCGTCAACGTCGCAGCTCTGGCACTGGAACGGGCAGTGGTGGATTCCGCCGCTGAAACCGCGCAGGAATATGATCTTGTCGTCGGTGCGCCGGGGAGCAGTACCGACCTTGTCCTTGCCACGGTCTTTCTCCGGACTGAAGATGCTCTGCCTTTGATGGATTTTGAAGTATACGAAGAACTGAAGGAAGATTCGCGGGTCGCCGCTGTGTCTCCGTTCACGATAGCCGATTCATACCAGGGCTTTCCGGTTATCGGCATCAGTGAGGATTTCTTCATAATCAAGCAGTCTCTCATCCCCACGGAAGGCCGTGTCTTTGAAAAAACCTTTGAGGCTGTCGTAGGAGCTGACGTCAGTCTAAAGGTCGGCGATGCCTTCAAGAGCGTCCATGACTATGTGGAGGAACAGGCGGGGAATGAGCATGGTCATGAAGATATTTCCTACACTGTCGTGGGAAAAGCCGCAAAGACAGGTACTCCATGGGACAAGGCAATCATCACGTGGTATCAGAGCCTCTGGGAAATCCACGGCTACCACGACCATGACCATAAAGATGAAGATAGGGAAGAAGCGGAGCATGAGGAGGTTGGAAAAGAAGAACTCCATGAGGAGCCAAAAATCGGCGCTGTACTGGTCAAGCCGCTCGACTTTCCGTCGGCGTATGCGCTTAGGGCGGAATACCAGAACAATGCAGGACGCACGACGAGCGTTTTCCCTGCCGAGGTTCTGACGTACTTGTTCGGACTTTTCGGTAATTTTAAAGCAGTCATATCCACATTGGGTAACATGCTGCAAGCTTTGGTTTTCCTCTCTGTGATTCTCAGTCTGCTGGCAACCCTTCCATCCAAGTACAGATGGATAGGGCTTCTCCGGACTCTCGGAGCAAGCAGGGCATATGTGTTCCAGACGCTCTGGATGCAGTCAGCGGTGATTTTTCTGCTCTCCGGAGTGATAGGTTTCTTTGTCGGGCAGCTTGCCGCCGGTACGCTGTCGTCGTTCATAGATTCCGGGACAGGTATGAACATAGCCATCACCATCCAAAGGGAGGATTTTCTGCCGCTCTTGGTCTTCTGGTTCATCGGACTGGTCGGAGCGCTGATACCGGCGTTCATCGGGTTCTCCGTCTCACCCCGCAAGGCGGTGCTGGGGCAATAG
- a CDS encoding hemolysin family protein, producing MLTALLMQVVLILLNAVFAGSEIALLSANENRMKVLANRGNKRALALQKLKETSTGYLATIQIGVSLAGLLSGAFAADSLSGYLVDALVTAGITISAGTLKTISTLLITLILSFCMLVFGELVPKKVALRYADSLALAVAIPLRWLSLATYPFVALLTFTTNLVLRLFGIRKGDADQTMTEEDIRLMVDAGSDSGIIEDDEQEMIHNIFDFNDSPISELMTHRSDIVAIPETASMSEVFHLANDGHYSRFPVYRDSIDNIIGIVHIKDLFTFYGHDEESFDLTSIIRPPYFVPFSKLADDLFREMKKTKTHMAIILDEYGGTLGLVTMEDLIEHVMGRIYDEHDEEELVIQAQEDGSYLISGIVPIYEVNEELGLALPEDEYETIGGFLVGLLGRIPSGSEDVEDVIYRNLTFHVEKVEDKRIEILRLYISRSATKRKEGTAQEETTDGE from the coding sequence ATGTTAACTGCACTTCTGATGCAAGTGGTTCTGATTCTGCTCAACGCAGTGTTCGCAGGTTCGGAAATCGCCCTTCTCTCCGCCAATGAGAACAGAATGAAAGTTCTCGCCAACCGGGGAAACAAACGCGCCCTGGCTCTCCAGAAGCTGAAGGAAACCTCCACCGGCTACTTGGCGACAATCCAAATCGGAGTCTCATTGGCAGGTCTTCTCTCCGGAGCCTTTGCCGCGGACTCTCTTTCCGGATACCTTGTTGATGCCTTGGTCACTGCCGGCATCACCATTTCAGCCGGTACGTTGAAAACAATTTCCACCTTGCTCATCACGCTGATCCTTTCTTTCTGCATGCTCGTGTTCGGAGAGCTTGTGCCCAAGAAGGTCGCGCTTAGATATGCGGACTCCCTTGCCTTGGCTGTCGCCATCCCCTTGCGCTGGCTATCCTTGGCTACCTATCCTTTCGTCGCCCTGCTGACATTCACCACGAATTTGGTACTGAGGCTTTTCGGCATCAGGAAGGGAGATGCCGACCAGACGATGACCGAAGAAGACATACGTCTCATGGTCGATGCAGGCAGTGATTCCGGAATCATTGAAGATGATGAGCAGGAAATGATTCACAACATCTTCGACTTCAACGACAGCCCCATCTCAGAACTGATGACCCACCGTTCCGACATAGTGGCCATACCGGAAACGGCGTCCATGTCCGAAGTGTTCCACCTGGCAAATGACGGTCACTACTCACGCTTCCCTGTCTACAGGGATTCAATTGACAACATCATAGGAATCGTCCACATCAAGGACTTGTTCACCTTCTACGGACATGATGAAGAAAGCTTTGACCTGACATCAATCATCCGCCCTCCCTATTTTGTCCCCTTCAGCAAACTTGCCGATGATCTTTTCCGTGAGATGAAGAAGACCAAGACGCATATGGCCATCATCCTGGACGAATATGGCGGTACGCTGGGGCTGGTCACGATGGAAGACTTGATAGAACACGTCATGGGTCGTATTTATGATGAGCATGATGAAGAAGAATTGGTCATCCAGGCACAGGAGGACGGTTCCTATCTAATCAGCGGCATCGTTCCGATTTATGAAGTCAACGAAGAATTGGGTCTTGCCCTTCCGGAAGATGAATACGAAACCATCGGAGGTTTCTTGGTCGGACTGTTGGGCCGCATCCCGTCAGGCAGCGAGGACGTTGAGGATGTCATCTACCGGAATCTCACTTTCCATGTGGAAAAGGTTGAGGACAAGCGCATTGAAATCCTCAGACTGTACATTTCCCGGAGCGCAACCAAACGGAAAGAAGGCACGGCACAGGAAGAAACGACCGACGGAGAATGA
- a CDS encoding DUF47 domain-containing protein, which yields MLGKKKETNYYHLLTDMIGCSVRCAVKLDDLLRNYTDVENAADAIHAIEHEADEKLHDFCYHLNRAFITPIDREDLLQLGSQTDSITDAIEDISLTLDMLSVKTVREDILPISTLMVKACVTLQEAFKEFEHFKTSKNLARHIIDVNHCEESADRLYRSCVKTLYADDNADPLMVIRWKEIYEGMESVMDACEDVADLIEAIAIKNR from the coding sequence ATGCTAGGGAAAAAGAAAGAAACAAACTATTATCATCTGTTGACGGACATGATCGGCTGCTCTGTCCGTTGCGCAGTCAAACTTGATGACCTGCTGAGAAATTATACTGACGTAGAGAATGCCGCTGATGCCATCCACGCGATTGAACATGAGGCTGATGAAAAACTCCACGACTTCTGTTACCACTTGAACCGCGCCTTCATCACCCCAATCGACCGTGAGGATCTGCTCCAGCTCGGAAGCCAGACAGATTCCATCACTGATGCTATTGAGGACATATCGCTGACGCTCGACATGCTGTCCGTCAAGACAGTGCGGGAAGACATCCTGCCCATATCTACGCTGATGGTCAAAGCCTGCGTCACCTTGCAGGAGGCTTTCAAGGAATTTGAGCATTTCAAGACATCAAAGAACTTGGCACGCCACATCATAGATGTCAACCATTGTGAAGAATCCGCCGACCGCCTGTATCGCAGCTGTGTGAAAACCCTCTATGCCGATGACAACGCCGATCCCCTCATGGTAATCAGATGGAAAGAAATCTATGAAGGCATGGAAAGCGTGATGGATGCCTGCGAGGATGTCGCCGATCTGATTGAAGCGATAGCCATAAAGAACAGATGA
- a CDS encoding inorganic phosphate transporter produces MSFAFIASIVLVLSVIFVNGWTDAPNAIGSAVGTRAMSPNSAIFMAFVFNFLGVLLMTSISTEVADTISKMVDFSPRGELANVGDSTQNAIIVLAAAMFAIVVWATGAWWFGIPTSESHSLIAGLTGAALALGGVSAINMAEWSKVLIGLVASTVLGFGLGWFLVRFIEKMACRYSRARSDGFFRRAQIAAAAFMAFLHGAQDGQKFMSVFMLALFLNGNAMKAADGTFNIPLWVMLVCSSIMGIGTLVGGKKIIKTVGLDMVKMRPYQGFASDASAGVSLLLSTLTGLPVSTTHTKTTAVMGVAASRRVSSVDWNIAKDMVAAWLLTFPGCGLLGFLMAKLFLYIF; encoded by the coding sequence GTGAGTTTTGCGTTTATCGCTAGTATCGTGCTTGTTCTTTCCGTAATCTTTGTCAATGGCTGGACTGACGCGCCAAATGCAATAGGAAGCGCGGTCGGAACCCGTGCCATGAGTCCCAATTCAGCCATCTTCATGGCCTTTGTCTTCAATTTCCTCGGCGTCCTGCTTATGACAAGCATCAGTACGGAAGTCGCCGATACCATCAGTAAAATGGTTGATTTCAGTCCGCGCGGCGAGCTTGCCAACGTCGGAGACAGCACACAGAATGCCATCATAGTCCTTGCCGCGGCCATGTTCGCCATTGTCGTCTGGGCGACCGGCGCATGGTGGTTCGGCATCCCCACCAGTGAAAGCCATTCCCTCATTGCCGGCCTGACCGGAGCAGCCCTGGCTCTGGGAGGCGTTTCAGCGATCAACATGGCAGAATGGTCAAAGGTTCTCATCGGCCTTGTCGCATCCACGGTGCTAGGCTTCGGCTTGGGTTGGTTTCTCGTCAGGTTCATAGAAAAAATGGCCTGCCGCTACTCCCGCGCCCGATCGGATGGATTCTTCAGGCGCGCCCAGATTGCCGCCGCCGCCTTCATGGCATTCCTCCATGGAGCGCAGGACGGACAGAAATTCATGAGCGTCTTCATGCTTGCCTTGTTCTTGAACGGAAACGCCATGAAAGCGGCTGACGGTACGTTCAACATTCCTCTCTGGGTCATGCTGGTCTGTTCATCCATCATGGGCATCGGAACGCTGGTCGGAGGCAAAAAAATCATCAAGACGGTCGGCCTGGACATGGTGAAAATGCGCCCCTACCAAGGCTTTGCATCAGATGCGTCGGCAGGTGTCTCCCTTTTGCTCTCAACCCTTACCGGACTACCTGTATCCACCACGCACACGAAAACCACAGCGGTCATGGGCGTCGCGGCCAGCCGCAGGGTCTCCAGCGTTGACTGGAACATAGCCAAGGACATGGTGGCAGCGTGGCTGCTTACCTTTCCCGGCTGCGGACTGCTCGGCTTCCTTATGGCCAAGCTGTTCCTATACATCTTCTAG
- a CDS encoding EamA family transporter, with protein sequence MWLFLACVSALSAGLTAILAKAGLQNVDSHVATAVRTALVLVFSLLMVLLTGSGIGLGTIPLQSFIFLILSGMATGASWLFYFTALQRGNVHQIAPIDKSSTIITMLLAFAILHEVPTRVSWAGMAVMACGTWLMLDRKGDYQGSRFTSWFVPAILSAFCAAATSILVKIGLKDIDSTLATAIRTGVILIMSLVIVISQKKTHLIMSIPRRSWLFLMTSALTTGISWLAFYRALQLGPASIVVPVDKLSIVVTVLAAWLFLKEKARPRTILGLLLITAGTGMLLI encoded by the coding sequence ATGTGGCTGTTCCTCGCGTGCGTTTCAGCCTTAAGCGCCGGATTGACTGCAATCCTTGCAAAGGCAGGGTTGCAGAACGTGGACTCCCATGTGGCGACGGCAGTGAGGACTGCCCTTGTCCTTGTTTTCTCCTTGCTCATGGTTCTGCTTACCGGAAGCGGCATTGGCCTCGGTACTATTCCCCTGCAATCCTTCATCTTCCTGATTCTCTCCGGCATGGCGACCGGAGCGTCGTGGCTTTTCTATTTTACGGCTCTCCAGAGGGGGAATGTCCACCAGATTGCTCCGATTGATAAAAGCAGTACGATCATCACCATGCTGCTTGCCTTTGCCATCTTACACGAAGTCCCTACCCGTGTTTCCTGGGCAGGCATGGCTGTCATGGCCTGTGGTACATGGCTGATGTTGGACAGAAAGGGAGATTACCAAGGTTCCCGATTCACGTCATGGTTCGTGCCTGCAATCCTGTCCGCGTTTTGTGCGGCTGCTACGTCAATTTTGGTGAAAATCGGTCTGAAGGACATAGATTCCACTTTGGCAACGGCAATCAGGACGGGCGTAATCCTGATTATGTCACTGGTCATTGTCATAAGCCAGAAAAAGACTCACTTAATCATGAGCATTCCTCGCCGAAGCTGGCTCTTTTTGATGACAAGCGCGTTGACAACTGGTATTTCATGGCTGGCTTTCTACCGTGCCCTGCAACTGGGACCGGCCAGTATCGTCGTTCCGGTGGATAAGCTTAGCATTGTGGTGACGGTGCTGGCGGCCTGGCTGTTCCTGAAGGAAAAAGCGCGTCCGCGCACAATTCTTGGGTTGTTGCTTATCACGGCGGGTACGGGTATGCTTTTGATATAG
- a CDS encoding TolB family protein yields the protein MKSFLTSVFACGRVLFLLSLAFLALTPLYASGQEPYRGWEQSETEHFLIIFEPKDSHHAYELASFADETYTKISRALNHAPSGKIPVILAGRTAFANGSFAPMPNRITLYLTSPDDRFLGTRTENWLKTVFTHELTHYLHLTSPIGIGKYLAIFGPGMIAFNQVLMPLWWIEGLTVYAESVYSEGGRGDSPLFALQWEAPLLEEKMWSLAQGSYSSHMPPSGRYYLTGYLMVDYLVHHYGEETIIAINNQFTGFPFLGMDSAFRSHTGMTALEIFSAALKEQADKLASRSRFRTGTLFSPDEPGTYSLPYRTEAGLIGLTAHPDRTARMVRYGANETETSMLAVIPGADGLSFSASDDGLKVAYSRIHSTSWEYGAIGTAAVSYADIVLYNVDDDSSVWLTSGGRFLHPALSPDGKKLIAIEATGTRYRLVRIPMDGGDGEVLYDNPETSVYEPRFSPDGRSIAFIETSHGLSSLRIMDEDGIRSVVPPGRAEIRYPRFSGSDTLLFSSDVDGTFALYGADISSSKNTDGESSILLLARDPSGVLGAIRDGERYIYATATAEGQALRSIPATEVLNEPVIWKTEEHRPSGQEQSEEASKEFPTSRYHDIPRFSYWFPVLGLEFGDSTGGVYGVSASFDSLLQKNSVNLSATWQTAEQIISIYALYRHSPGPFVLEQQTAIGFSLNGGSGAGSVLESQTAVTVPLARKIGFRGTGLLHLAGMAYLGFDLSEGFALSQEKITLQYDWNESAPVTALFGRDGFLMGMSVSASQDKSAGNAWSPAFAFLSVQKAVAGRANHVVRLDADLGVSLTDHRISSILLPSNSPVSSASPWETHTDFRAKLRAGLSYSIPWAIDQPLPCYGGITGIGLTLKAESMAYLLDSGMAWEEDVYLSAELGITLKIGSLSAITPKIGVIYSPARNSVRGYVSMLGTTMGIGASSHRLIGVL from the coding sequence ATGAAATCCTTTTTGACATCAGTTTTTGCCTGTGGTCGTGTTCTTTTCCTGCTTAGCCTGGCTTTCCTTGCCCTGACGCCACTTTATGCATCCGGACAAGAGCCTTACCGGGGATGGGAACAGAGCGAGACGGAGCATTTTCTCATAATCTTCGAACCAAAAGACAGCCACCATGCGTATGAGCTTGCCTCATTCGCGGATGAGACGTACACAAAGATTTCCAGGGCGTTGAACCATGCCCCGTCAGGAAAGATTCCGGTGATTCTCGCCGGCAGGACGGCTTTTGCCAATGGCTCATTCGCTCCAATGCCTAACCGCATCACCTTGTACCTTACCTCACCTGACGACCGCTTTCTTGGGACGCGGACGGAAAATTGGTTGAAGACGGTGTTCACCCACGAACTTACCCACTACCTGCACCTGACATCCCCGATAGGAATCGGGAAATACCTTGCGATATTCGGACCGGGAATGATCGCTTTCAATCAGGTTCTCATGCCCCTGTGGTGGATAGAAGGACTCACCGTCTATGCGGAATCCGTCTACTCCGAGGGTGGTCGTGGAGATTCTCCTCTTTTCGCCCTCCAATGGGAAGCTCCCCTGCTGGAAGAAAAGATGTGGTCGCTCGCACAGGGCTCATATTCTTCTCATATGCCACCGTCAGGCCGCTATTATCTTACAGGTTATCTGATGGTTGACTATCTGGTGCATCATTACGGGGAAGAAACAATCATAGCCATCAACAACCAATTCACCGGTTTTCCCTTCCTGGGGATGGATTCCGCATTCCGCTCCCATACGGGGATGACAGCTTTAGAGATTTTCTCGGCGGCATTGAAGGAACAGGCAGATAAACTGGCCTCCCGCTCACGGTTCAGGACAGGAACCCTTTTTTCCCCGGATGAACCAGGTACGTACTCCTTGCCCTACAGGACAGAAGCGGGATTGATAGGACTGACAGCGCATCCTGACCGGACGGCACGCATGGTTCGCTACGGTGCAAATGAGACGGAAACTAGCATGCTGGCGGTAATTCCCGGAGCTGACGGACTCTCTTTCTCTGCGAGCGATGATGGTCTGAAAGTTGCGTATAGCCGCATCCATAGTACATCTTGGGAATATGGAGCCATTGGAACAGCGGCAGTCAGCTATGCGGACATTGTGCTGTACAATGTGGATGACGACTCATCCGTCTGGCTCACGTCAGGCGGCAGGTTCCTCCATCCTGCTCTTTCACCTGATGGGAAGAAGCTCATAGCCATTGAAGCAACGGGAACCCGGTACAGGCTTGTCAGGATACCCATGGACGGTGGGGACGGTGAAGTCCTTTATGATAATCCTGAGACAAGCGTTTATGAACCTCGGTTCTCTCCCGACGGTCGGAGCATTGCATTCATCGAGACCTCCCATGGCCTGTCATCGCTGCGAATCATGGATGAAGATGGCATCAGGAGCGTAGTCCCGCCAGGACGTGCGGAAATTAGATATCCTCGTTTCAGTGGTTCCGACACGCTGCTTTTCTCAAGTGATGTGGACGGAACCTTCGCCCTGTATGGCGCAGACATTTCTTCATCAAAGAATACGGATGGCGAAAGCTCCATTCTTCTTCTGGCACGCGACCCCTCTGGTGTCCTGGGGGCAATCCGGGATGGAGAGCGGTACATATACGCCACGGCTACCGCCGAAGGGCAGGCACTCCGTTCCATCCCTGCCACGGAGGTTCTTAACGAACCAGTCATCTGGAAAACAGAAGAACATCGTCCGTCAGGACAGGAACAGTCGGAAGAAGCCTCCAAGGAATTTCCGACATCACGATATCATGATATCCCACGTTTCTCATACTGGTTCCCTGTCTTAGGATTGGAGTTCGGCGACTCCACCGGAGGGGTGTATGGCGTCAGCGCATCATTCGACAGTCTTTTGCAGAAAAATTCCGTGAATCTTTCCGCGACATGGCAGACGGCAGAACAGATTATCAGCATTTATGCACTCTACCGACATTCGCCTGGCCCCTTTGTTCTGGAACAACAGACGGCCATTGGGTTTTCTCTCAATGGAGGCTCCGGCGCGGGGTCAGTGCTTGAATCGCAGACTGCTGTGACCGTCCCCTTGGCTCGTAAAATCGGATTCAGGGGAACCGGTCTGCTCCATCTTGCAGGGATGGCATATCTGGGGTTTGACCTGTCAGAAGGTTTTGCTTTGTCTCAGGAAAAAATCACACTTCAGTATGACTGGAATGAATCCGCTCCGGTCACTGCCCTGTTCGGACGAGATGGATTCCTGATGGGCATGTCAGTGTCAGCTTCTCAGGACAAGAGCGCAGGCAACGCATGGAGTCCTGCCTTTGCATTCCTGTCTGTCCAGAAAGCCGTAGCAGGTCGGGCTAACCATGTAGTGCGTCTGGATGCCGACCTGGGAGTCAGTCTCACCGATCACCGGATTTCTTCAATCCTGCTTCCATCCAACAGTCCTGTATCCTCTGCTTCCCCATGGGAAACCCATACCGACTTCCGGGCAAAGCTCCGCGCCGGTCTTTCCTACAGCATCCCCTGGGCAATCGACCAGCCTTTGCCATGCTACGGGGGAATCACGGGAATCGGACTGACGCTGAAAGCGGAGAGCATGGCATATCTGCTTGACAGCGGCATGGCATGGGAAGAAGACGTATACCTCAGCGCTGAGCTGGGAATCACCCTGAAAATAGGGTCTCTATCCGCAATAACGCCTAAGATAGGCGTCATCTACAGCCCCGCGCGCAACAGCGTCCGCGGCTATGTCTCCATGTTGGGAACCACAATGGGCATAGGGGCATCATCTCATCGGCTGATAGGAGTCTTATGA